A genomic region of Runella rosea contains the following coding sequences:
- a CDS encoding DUF1501 domain-containing protein, with product MKLNDELRLAQAQFETRRHFLKQCTSGIGMMALGSILGDCTSDSKKTGASAPLDLNPLAVRNPHFAPKAKSVIFMHFCGSPSQLELWDYKPELAKLDGKPCPPSFLEGKRFAFIRGVPDMLGSVGNFKQHGQSGAWVSDYFNYFPSVVDEVSFLKAMYTDQFNHAPAQLLMHTGSARLGRPSMGAWSTYGLGSENSNLPGFVVLTSGGKTPDAGKSIWGSGFLPSVYQGVQCRSEGDPVLFLSDPNGLDRDLRRKAIDALTEVNRQQYDEFKDPETLARIAQYEMAFNMQISVPEVMDISKEPAYIHELYGTKPGEASFANNCLLARKLVEKGVRFVQLYDWGWDTHGDGEGTSLEVGLRRKTETIDRSMTALLMDLKQRGLLDETLVVWGTEFGRTPMRENRNGKVMPFKGRDHHTDAFTCWMAGGGIRRGYSHGESDEFGYHGISGRTHIHDLQATIMHQLGFDHENLTYEFQGRNFRLTDVSGKVIKEVIA from the coding sequence GCTAAACGACGAACTTCGATTGGCGCAGGCGCAGTTTGAAACCCGCCGCCATTTTTTGAAACAATGCACTTCAGGCATTGGTATGATGGCGCTGGGCAGTATTCTCGGAGATTGTACTAGCGATTCCAAAAAAACGGGGGCCTCCGCTCCGCTCGACCTAAACCCGCTAGCGGTGCGCAATCCACATTTTGCCCCCAAGGCCAAATCGGTGATTTTCATGCACTTTTGTGGCTCGCCTTCGCAGTTGGAACTGTGGGACTATAAACCCGAATTAGCAAAATTGGACGGAAAACCCTGTCCGCCGTCGTTTTTGGAAGGAAAACGCTTTGCCTTCATTCGCGGTGTGCCCGACATGCTGGGCTCGGTAGGAAATTTTAAACAACATGGCCAATCTGGTGCGTGGGTTTCTGATTATTTCAACTATTTCCCGTCGGTCGTCGATGAGGTTTCATTTTTGAAAGCCATGTACACCGACCAGTTCAACCACGCACCCGCCCAACTGTTGATGCACACAGGTAGCGCCCGCTTAGGACGCCCAAGCATGGGTGCATGGAGTACGTACGGACTGGGTTCAGAAAATTCAAATTTGCCAGGCTTCGTGGTCCTGACTTCGGGCGGCAAAACTCCCGACGCAGGCAAAAGTATCTGGGGGAGCGGCTTTCTTCCATCTGTTTATCAGGGTGTTCAGTGTCGTTCTGAAGGCGATCCAGTGTTGTTTTTAAGCGACCCCAACGGCCTCGACCGCGACCTGCGTCGCAAAGCCATCGACGCGTTGACAGAAGTTAACCGCCAACAATACGACGAATTTAAAGACCCCGAAACCCTAGCCCGCATTGCGCAGTACGAGATGGCCTTCAACATGCAGATCTCGGTGCCCGAAGTAATGGACATTAGCAAAGAGCCTGCCTATATTCACGAACTTTACGGCACTAAGCCAGGGGAAGCGAGTTTTGCCAATAATTGTTTGTTAGCCCGTAAATTGGTCGAAAAAGGCGTACGCTTTGTGCAGTTGTATGATTGGGGTTGGGATACGCACGGCGACGGAGAAGGCACTTCGTTGGAAGTAGGACTTCGCCGAAAAACCGAAACCATCGACCGCTCCATGACCGCCCTGTTGATGGATTTAAAACAACGCGGGCTACTGGACGAAACCCTAGTGGTATGGGGAACGGAATTTGGCCGCACCCCCATGCGCGAGAACCGCAACGGCAAAGTAATGCCTTTCAAAGGCCGCGACCACCACACCGATGCATTTACGTGTTGGATGGCAGGCGGCGGTATTCGTCGGGGCTATTCGCACGGCGAAAGCGACGAATTTGGCTACCACGGCATCAGCGGCCGCACGCATATTCACGACCTGCAAGCGACCATCATGCACCAATTAGGCTTTGACCACGAGAATCTTACCTACGAATTTCAAGGCCGCAACTTCCGCCTAACTGATGTAAGCGGAAAAGTGATAAAGGAAGTAATTGCTTAA
- a CDS encoding TIGR00266 family protein has translation MNSHEIDYKIIGEDIQIVEIELDPNETVIAEAGSMLFMEDGIQFETKMGDGSNATQSLMGKIFQAGSRLLTGESLFMTHFTNRGYGKRKVAFAAPYPGTVMPIDLSKIYGNSLIVQKDGFLCAAMGTKLNIHFNQRLGSGLFGGEGFILQKLQGDGLAFVHAGGVVIERQLNNETLRVDTGCVVAFEPSVNFSVQRSGSLKSMIFGGEGIFLATLQGTGRCWIQSMPISKLVDRLSAYGPQSRKESGSVLGGLGNLFED, from the coding sequence ATGAATTCACACGAAATTGATTACAAGATTATTGGCGAGGACATTCAAATCGTCGAAATCGAATTAGACCCCAACGAAACGGTTATCGCTGAAGCGGGTTCCATGTTGTTTATGGAAGATGGTATTCAGTTTGAAACCAAAATGGGCGACGGCTCAAACGCTACCCAGAGCCTGATGGGCAAAATCTTTCAGGCAGGTTCGCGCTTGCTTACGGGAGAGTCTTTGTTCATGACGCATTTTACCAACCGTGGCTATGGCAAGCGTAAAGTGGCTTTTGCTGCGCCGTACCCTGGCACGGTGATGCCAATTGATTTGTCGAAGATTTACGGCAATTCGTTGATTGTCCAAAAAGACGGTTTTCTCTGTGCGGCGATGGGAACAAAATTGAATATTCACTTCAACCAGCGTCTCGGTAGCGGTTTGTTTGGGGGAGAGGGCTTTATTTTGCAAAAACTACAAGGCGATGGATTGGCGTTTGTTCACGCTGGCGGGGTAGTAATTGAGCGTCAGCTCAACAACGAAACCCTGCGCGTAGACACAGGTTGCGTGGTCGCTTTTGAGCCTTCGGTCAATTTCAGTGTGCAACGTTCTGGAAGTCTTAAATCCATGATTTTCGGCGGCGAAGGTATTTTCTTAGCCACGCTTCAGGGAACAGGCCGTTGTTGGATTCAGTCTATGCCAATCTCTAAATTGGTTGACCGCCTGTCTGCCTATGGTCCACAATCTCGCAAAGAAAGCGGCTCCGTATTGGGTGGCTTGGGTAATTTGTTTGAAGATTAG
- a CDS encoding NADP-dependent isocitrate dehydrogenase: protein MEKIKVANPVVELDGDEMTRIIWRFIKDKLILPYLDVDIKYYDLGVEYRDETNDQVTIDAANAIRQYGVGIKCATITPDEERVKEFNLKQMWKSPNGTIRNILDGTVFREPIVCQNVPRLVTNWDSPIIVGRHAFGDQYRATDFVTKGKGKLTIKFEGEDGTVIEHEVYNFKSDGVAMAMYNTDESIRGFARSCFQVAMQKGWPLYLSTKNTILKKYDGRFKDIFQEIYEAEFKALGVHYEHRLIDDMVASALKWNGNFVWACKNYDGDVQSDTVAQGFGSLGLMTSVLLTPDGKTMEAEAAHGTVTRHYREHQKGRPTSTNPIASIFAWTRGLAFRGKLDGNQPLIDFSEALEQVCVETVESGKMTKDLAVCIHGNKVNHGEHYLYTEEFLDAIDANLKAKLAK, encoded by the coding sequence ATGGAAAAAATCAAAGTCGCAAACCCCGTCGTTGAACTGGACGGCGATGAAATGACCCGCATTATCTGGCGTTTTATTAAAGATAAACTTATCCTTCCTTACTTAGACGTTGATATCAAATACTACGACCTTGGCGTTGAATACCGCGATGAAACCAACGATCAGGTAACCATCGATGCCGCCAACGCTATCAGACAGTACGGTGTAGGTATCAAATGCGCCACGATTACGCCCGACGAAGAACGCGTAAAGGAGTTTAATTTGAAACAAATGTGGAAATCACCCAACGGTACCATCCGCAACATCTTGGACGGTACGGTTTTCCGTGAGCCTATCGTTTGTCAGAATGTTCCGCGTTTGGTAACCAACTGGGACTCTCCTATCATCGTAGGTCGTCACGCATTTGGTGACCAATACCGTGCTACCGATTTCGTGACCAAAGGAAAAGGCAAACTTACCATCAAGTTTGAAGGCGAAGACGGTACGGTCATTGAGCATGAAGTATACAACTTCAAAAGCGACGGCGTAGCCATGGCAATGTACAACACCGACGAATCTATTCGCGGTTTTGCTCGTTCTTGTTTTCAGGTAGCGATGCAGAAAGGCTGGCCTTTGTACCTTTCTACCAAAAACACCATCCTCAAAAAATACGACGGACGTTTCAAAGATATATTCCAAGAAATTTACGAAGCCGAATTCAAAGCCTTGGGCGTGCACTATGAGCACCGCCTCATTGACGACATGGTGGCTTCTGCCCTGAAATGGAACGGTAACTTTGTGTGGGCTTGTAAAAACTACGACGGCGACGTGCAGTCGGATACCGTAGCGCAAGGATTTGGTTCATTGGGCTTGATGACTTCTGTATTGTTGACTCCCGATGGAAAAACAATGGAAGCTGAAGCCGCTCACGGCACCGTGACGCGTCACTACCGCGAGCACCAAAAAGGACGGCCAACTTCTACCAACCCCATCGCTTCTATCTTTGCTTGGACTCGCGGCTTGGCTTTCCGTGGCAAACTCGATGGTAACCAGCCCCTTATCGACTTCAGCGAAGCCTTGGAGCAAGTATGCGTTGAAACCGTAGAAAGCGGCAAAATGACCAAAGATTTGGCCGTTTGTATCCACGGAAACAAAGTAAACCATGGTGAGCATTACCTCTATACCGAAGAGTTTTTGGATGCCATCGATGCTAATTTGAAAGCAAAATTGGCGAAGTAA
- a CDS encoding DUF2683 family protein translates to MKQVTLNIPENKFAFFMQLVRSLNFIQVVDNEPKDKYDSEFVDRIQKSREEYSEGNFISVEKEDIKGFLGIE, encoded by the coding sequence ATGAAACAGGTAACACTCAATATTCCCGAAAATAAATTTGCTTTTTTTATGCAATTGGTTCGTTCGCTGAATTTTATACAAGTAGTTGATAATGAACCAAAAGACAAATATGATTCTGAATTTGTCGACCGAATTCAAAAGAGCCGGGAAGAGTATAGCGAAGGCAATTTTATAAGCGTTGAAAAAGAGGACATTAAAGGCTTTTTGGGTATAGAATGA
- a CDS encoding Txe/YoeB family addiction module toxin, with product MSYRLDFTKQAQSDIDFHKRSGNKAILKKLLTLLEELSEHPFTGTGKPEALKYDLAGLWSRRINHEHRLIYEVAGDTIVIILAAKGHYQ from the coding sequence ATGAGTTACCGCCTTGATTTTACCAAGCAAGCCCAAAGCGATATTGACTTTCATAAAAGGTCGGGCAATAAGGCGATTCTTAAAAAATTACTTACATTACTGGAAGAACTTTCGGAACACCCATTTACCGGAACAGGTAAGCCCGAAGCATTAAAATACGATTTGGCCGGGCTGTGGTCTCGGCGTATTAATCATGAGCATCGCCTTATTTACGAAGTGGCAGGCGATACCATTGTCATCATTCTGGCCGCAAAAGGACATTATCAATAA
- a CDS encoding alpha/beta hydrolase, which produces MLEFFTTERLIWIGGIYIVLCIVAYLIQGKFIFKPEKLPQDFEYKYEDLFEELFFDPEPNVRINALRFYQEEASRGLLIYFHGNTRSIKGWSKYAKDFTQHGYDVLMIDYRGFGKSVGKQTEDGIKNDAQYIYNKMRSKYGYVEEKIIIYGRSLGSGFATKLASVNHPKMLILDAPYYSFTRLTTRFLPFLPVSYILKFSIRTDVWIKYVKCPIYIIHGTKDVLIPFRSSVRLANLVPQSSRLIPIYGGGHNNLPDFPEYHRHLADILNDRFDLIFDKYEKRLE; this is translated from the coding sequence ATGCTTGAGTTTTTTACCACCGAACGCCTGATTTGGATTGGGGGGATTTATATCGTCCTGTGCATTGTTGCGTATTTGATTCAGGGGAAATTTATCTTCAAACCCGAGAAACTTCCGCAGGATTTTGAATACAAATACGAAGATTTGTTTGAAGAACTTTTTTTTGACCCCGAACCCAATGTGCGCATTAATGCCCTGCGTTTTTATCAAGAAGAAGCCTCTCGCGGATTGTTGATTTACTTCCACGGCAATACGCGCAGCATCAAAGGCTGGTCCAAATACGCCAAGGATTTTACGCAACACGGCTACGACGTATTGATGATTGATTACCGTGGTTTTGGCAAAAGCGTAGGAAAACAAACGGAAGATGGCATCAAAAACGATGCTCAGTACATCTACAATAAAATGCGCTCCAAGTATGGCTATGTTGAAGAAAAAATCATCATTTATGGGCGTTCGTTAGGCTCAGGATTTGCGACCAAACTTGCCTCGGTCAACCACCCCAAAATGTTGATTCTGGATGCGCCGTATTACAGTTTTACGCGTTTGACCACCCGTTTCCTGCCGTTTTTGCCCGTTTCTTACATCCTCAAATTTTCCATTCGTACCGATGTTTGGATCAAATACGTCAAGTGCCCTATTTACATTATTCATGGTACTAAAGATGTGCTGATTCCATTTCGGTCGAGCGTACGCCTTGCCAATCTGGTGCCGCAATCGTCGCGCCTGATTCCCATCTACGGAGGAGGTCACAACAACCTGCCCGATTTTCCGGAATACCATCGCCACCTAGCCGACATCCTCAACGACCGCTTTGATTTGATCTTTGATAAGTATGAGAAACGGTTGGAGTGA
- a CDS encoding xylulokinase has translation MKYLLGYDVGSSSVKVALLDIETGKALATGTSPDQEMGMIAHEAGWAEQHPDSWWQEAVNATHKLKAKYPFDPALVAGIGISYQMHGLVVVDKDLRPLRPSIIWCDSRAVEIGNHAFDDLGNDYSLQHLLNSPGNFTASKLKWVKDKEPQIFEQIRYFMLPGDYLALRMSGTPQTTVSGLSEGIFWDFAEQKVSQKLLDLYGFDSSLIPEIVDTFSPQSQLSASAAAELGLKAGIPIAYRAGDQPNNAFSLNVLNPGEVATTAGTSGVVYGINAQATSDPLSRVNTFAHVNSTPEDQRNGVLLCVNGTGILNSWVRRFASGISYDEMNQQAAQTPIGAEGLTFLPFGNGAERVLENRLLGGQLQGINFNTHTPAHVFRAAQEGIVFALQYGLQVMKEMGVQTHTVRAGHANLFLSPLFREAFANTTGATIELYNTDGAQGAARAAGIGTGVFDFKSAFNGLTQIATVEPLADLQEKYANTYAVWEEALKKI, from the coding sequence GTGAAATACCTTTTAGGCTACGACGTAGGCAGCTCGTCCGTAAAAGTTGCTTTGTTGGATATAGAAACGGGCAAAGCCCTCGCCACGGGCACCTCACCCGATCAGGAAATGGGGATGATTGCCCACGAAGCGGGCTGGGCCGAGCAGCACCCCGACAGTTGGTGGCAAGAAGCCGTCAATGCCACGCATAAGTTAAAAGCCAAATACCCCTTCGACCCCGCGCTGGTAGCGGGCATTGGTATTTCGTACCAAATGCACGGCTTAGTGGTGGTTGATAAAGACCTACGTCCCCTGCGCCCTTCCATCATTTGGTGCGATAGCCGCGCCGTTGAAATCGGAAATCATGCTTTTGATGACTTAGGCAATGATTATAGTTTGCAGCATTTGCTCAATTCACCGGGCAATTTTACGGCGTCAAAGCTCAAATGGGTAAAAGACAAAGAGCCACAGATTTTTGAGCAAATTCGGTATTTCATGCTGCCTGGCGACTATCTCGCCTTGCGGATGTCGGGCACGCCGCAAACCACCGTTTCGGGGCTTTCTGAAGGAATTTTCTGGGATTTTGCCGAGCAAAAAGTTTCACAAAAACTCCTCGACTTATACGGGTTTGATTCGTCATTGATTCCTGAGATAGTGGATACTTTCTCTCCCCAAAGTCAGCTTTCGGCTTCGGCAGCCGCGGAATTGGGCCTGAAAGCAGGCATTCCCATCGCCTACCGCGCCGGCGACCAGCCCAACAATGCCTTCTCGCTCAACGTGCTAAATCCAGGCGAAGTAGCTACTACGGCGGGGACGTCGGGTGTGGTATACGGCATCAACGCTCAGGCTACCTCCGACCCACTCTCACGGGTGAATACCTTTGCCCACGTCAACAGTACCCCCGAAGACCAACGAAACGGCGTATTGCTTTGCGTAAACGGAACGGGAATTCTGAACAGCTGGGTACGTCGTTTTGCCAGCGGCATCTCTTACGATGAAATGAACCAACAGGCCGCACAAACGCCCATCGGTGCCGAAGGACTTACCTTTTTGCCTTTTGGCAATGGAGCCGAGCGTGTCCTCGAAAACCGTTTGTTGGGGGGGCAGTTGCAAGGAATCAACTTCAATACCCATACGCCCGCGCACGTGTTCAGAGCGGCGCAAGAAGGCATTGTGTTTGCGCTTCAATACGGTTTGCAAGTGATGAAAGAAATGGGCGTCCAAACGCACACCGTACGCGCTGGTCACGCCAATTTGTTCCTGAGCCCATTATTCCGCGAAGCCTTTGCCAACACCACGGGCGCTACCATTGAGTTGTACAATACCGACGGCGCGCAGGGAGCCGCCCGGGCGGCGGGTATTGGTACGGGGGTGTTTGATTTCAAATCAGCCTTCAACGGCCTGACGCAAATCGCCACGGTAGAGCCGTTGGCCGATTTACAAGAAAAATACGCCAACACCTACGCCGTTTGGGAAGAAGCATTGAAAAAAATATAA
- a CDS encoding DUF2147 domain-containing protein: MKKMRICLFLLFLSMQALAGTNPDACLGTWLTGSKKGHVQIYKQGDKYFGKIVWLKDPNDPATGKPLTDSKNPDVHKKNRHLLGLVNLHGFKYEGNNTWEDGKIYDPETGKEYSCKIKLTSANQLDVRGFIGVSLIGRTDSWVRVK; this comes from the coding sequence ATGAAGAAAATGCGCATTTGTCTTTTTTTGCTGTTTTTGTCGATGCAGGCACTCGCTGGTACCAATCCCGATGCCTGTCTAGGTACTTGGCTGACTGGCTCCAAAAAAGGCCATGTCCAAATTTATAAACAAGGTGATAAATATTTCGGAAAAATTGTTTGGCTCAAAGACCCTAATGACCCCGCCACTGGCAAACCCCTCACCGATTCCAAGAACCCAGATGTGCATAAAAAAAATCGGCATCTGTTGGGTTTGGTCAATCTACATGGTTTTAAATATGAAGGCAATAATACTTGGGAAGACGGCAAAATCTATGATCCCGAAACTGGCAAAGAGTACAGTTGCAAAATCAAACTCACCAGTGCCAATCAACTAGACGTGCGCGGCTTCATTGGCGTATCGCTTATTGGCCGCACCGATAGCTGGGTGAGAGTAAAATAA
- a CDS encoding precorrin-2 dehydrogenase/sirohydrochlorin ferrochelatase family protein, with protein sequence MNTLFPIFLKLEQLQVLIVGGGYVGLEKLTAVLANAPQTDVTLVAPEIRAEIHALAQQHPHVKLVIDVYNPSFLEEKDLVIVGTNDKSVNRQIQEDCKAKRLLVNVADTPDLCDFYLSSVVKKGDLKIAISTNGKSPTFAKRFREVLEEILPDTLQETLDNLQQIRNKLKGDFQEKMDKLNEITKVMK encoded by the coding sequence ATGAATACGCTCTTTCCTATTTTTCTAAAACTTGAACAACTTCAAGTACTCATCGTAGGTGGTGGCTATGTCGGGTTGGAAAAACTTACGGCGGTATTGGCCAATGCTCCCCAAACCGACGTAACGCTCGTTGCGCCCGAAATAAGGGCCGAAATCCACGCATTAGCGCAGCAGCATCCCCATGTTAAACTCGTAATTGATGTATACAACCCCTCTTTTTTAGAGGAAAAAGATTTGGTGATTGTGGGTACCAACGATAAAAGCGTCAATCGGCAGATACAGGAAGATTGCAAAGCCAAACGCCTACTCGTAAACGTAGCTGACACCCCCGATCTCTGCGATTTTTACTTAAGCTCAGTCGTCAAAAAAGGAGATTTAAAAATTGCGATTTCAACCAATGGCAAGTCGCCGACTTTTGCCAAACGATTCCGTGAAGTGTTGGAAGAAATCCTGCCCGATACTTTGCAGGAGACATTGGATAATTTACAGCAAATCAGGAATAAACTGAAAGGAGATTTTCAGGAAAAAATGGATAAGTTGAACGAAATCACAAAAGTAATGAAGTAG
- a CDS encoding glycosyltransferase family 9 protein has translation MSLKVLIIRFSSIGDIVLTTPVVRCLKTQRPDVEIHYLTKSSYKYLLTDNPYIDHLHLLDGSIWGIAKQLRKEKFDLVIDLHQNLRTLQIKAALGVQAISFNKLNWEKWLYVNWKINALPNVHIVDRYLNTLQTLGVVNDDRGLDYFIPYRDIIEPDWLPESHQKGFVAYAIGGQHETKKLPLNRMIELCEKINFPIVLLGGKEDAANGDMIEKAIGKHFIYNACGKCNFNQSASLIQQSKLVFSHDTGLMHVAAAFKKKIYSIWGNTVPEFGMYPYQTQFVMLENRQLTCRPCSKIGHKRCPKGHFKCMTELSFAFEIKELKRQSWQ, from the coding sequence ATGTCCCTGAAAGTGTTGATTATTCGTTTTTCTTCCATCGGTGACATTGTTTTGACCACCCCAGTTGTTCGTTGCCTCAAAACCCAGCGACCTGATGTGGAAATTCATTATTTGACCAAATCTTCGTACAAATATCTGCTCACCGACAACCCTTACATCGATCATTTACACCTATTGGATGGAAGTATTTGGGGCATTGCAAAACAGCTCCGAAAGGAAAAATTTGACCTTGTTATTGACCTTCACCAAAACCTCCGAACCCTTCAAATCAAAGCCGCACTTGGCGTGCAGGCGATTAGTTTTAATAAGCTAAATTGGGAGAAGTGGTTGTATGTCAATTGGAAAATAAACGCTTTACCCAACGTCCATATTGTAGACCGTTACCTCAACACATTGCAAACATTGGGAGTGGTCAACGATGACCGAGGATTGGATTATTTCATTCCTTACCGCGATATTATCGAGCCAGATTGGCTCCCCGAAAGTCACCAAAAGGGGTTTGTGGCCTACGCCATCGGCGGTCAACACGAGACCAAAAAACTCCCCCTAAACCGTATGATTGAGTTGTGCGAAAAAATCAACTTCCCCATCGTTCTTTTGGGCGGAAAAGAGGATGCCGCCAACGGCGATATGATTGAGAAAGCCATCGGTAAGCATTTTATCTACAATGCTTGCGGTAAGTGTAATTTTAACCAATCTGCTTCGCTGATTCAACAATCCAAGTTGGTGTTCAGTCACGATACAGGCTTGATGCACGTGGCAGCGGCTTTCAAAAAGAAAATCTATTCGATTTGGGGAAATACCGTTCCCGAGTTCGGCATGTATCCGTACCAAACGCAGTTTGTAATGCTTGAGAATCGTCAGCTTACTTGCCGTCCGTGCTCCAAAATTGGCCACAAACGCTGCCCGAAGGGTCATTTCAAGTGCATGACTGAACTGTCGTTTGCCTTTGAAATCAAAGAATTAAAACGACAAAGCTGGCAGTAG
- a CDS encoding GAF domain-containing protein yields MAETLYLPATTDRALLYESLVPQIAALTEGENDLIANLANISAALREAFSFFWVGFYLKKDQQLVLGPFQGPIACTRIQFDKGVCGACYTRKETIIVPDVEQFPGHIACSSASKSEIVLPVFAPDGSVAMVLDVDSDQLDDFSAVDAQGLGAVVKLVEGLL; encoded by the coding sequence ATGGCCGAAACCTTATATCTTCCCGCTACCACCGATCGCGCTTTGCTGTATGAGAGTCTGGTGCCGCAGATTGCGGCGCTTACTGAAGGTGAAAACGATTTAATTGCCAATTTGGCCAATATCTCAGCGGCACTGCGCGAGGCGTTCAGCTTTTTCTGGGTCGGCTTTTACCTCAAAAAAGACCAACAATTGGTGCTAGGGCCTTTTCAGGGGCCAATTGCTTGTACGCGTATTCAGTTTGATAAAGGCGTGTGCGGGGCGTGTTACACCCGTAAAGAAACCATAATTGTCCCCGATGTAGAGCAATTCCCTGGACATATTGCGTGTAGTTCGGCCTCCAAATCGGAGATTGTATTGCCCGTTTTTGCCCCTGATGGGAGCGTGGCAATGGTGCTAGATGTAGACAGTGACCAATTGGACGATTTCAGCGCCGTGGATGCGCAGGGGTTGGGAGCCGTTGTAAAATTGGTGGAAGGGCTGCTGTGA